One window from the genome of Aeromonas sp. FDAARGOS 1405 encodes:
- the malG gene encoding maltose ABC transporter permease MalG, which yields MAIVQPKSVKYRVWATHLVMWGFLALIIFPLIMVIAISFRNGNFAVGEIIPSNPTLDHWKLALGISITNADGSITPPPFPVLTWLWNSIKIAGITALMIVTLSTTCAYAFARLRFRGKSTILQGMLIFQMFPAVLALVAIYALFNKIGDYIPWLGLNTHGGLILAYMGGIALHVWTIKGYFETIDSSLEEAAAIDGATPWQAFRLILLPLSVPILAVVFILAFIGSITEVPMASILLQDVNNLTLAVGAQQYLYPQNYLWGDFAAAAVLSGFPITVVFLLAQRWLVGGLTAGGVKG from the coding sequence ATGGCAATCGTACAACCCAAATCAGTCAAATACCGGGTGTGGGCAACCCACCTGGTCATGTGGGGCTTCCTGGCGTTGATCATCTTCCCGTTGATCATGGTTATCGCCATCTCGTTCCGTAACGGTAACTTCGCCGTAGGGGAGATCATCCCCTCCAATCCGACGCTGGATCACTGGAAGCTGGCACTTGGCATCTCCATCACCAACGCCGACGGCAGCATCACGCCGCCGCCGTTCCCGGTGCTGACCTGGTTGTGGAACTCCATCAAGATCGCCGGCATCACTGCCCTGATGATCGTGACGCTCTCCACCACCTGTGCCTACGCCTTTGCCCGCCTGCGTTTTCGTGGCAAGTCCACCATCCTGCAGGGCATGCTGATTTTCCAGATGTTCCCGGCGGTACTGGCGCTGGTGGCTATCTACGCGCTCTTTAACAAGATTGGTGACTATATCCCCTGGCTCGGTCTCAACACCCACGGTGGCCTGATCCTGGCGTACATGGGCGGTATTGCCCTCCACGTCTGGACCATCAAGGGCTACTTCGAGACCATCGACTCCTCCCTGGAGGAGGCGGCGGCCATCGACGGTGCGACCCCGTGGCAGGCATTCCGTCTGATCCTGTTGCCCCTGTCGGTACCCATCTTGGCGGTAGTGTTTATTCTGGCCTTTATCGGTTCCATTACCGAGGTGCCCATGGCCTCCATCCTGTTGCAGGATGTGAACAATCTGACCCTGGCGGTCGGGGCCCAGCAGTACCTCTATCCACAGAACTACCTGTGGGGTGATTTCGCGGCGGCCGCAGTGCTCTCCGGTTTCCCCATCACAGTGGTGTTCCTGTTGGCACAACGCTGGCTGGTTGGCGGTCTGACT
- the malE gene encoding maltose/maltodextrin ABC transporter substrate-binding protein MalE encodes MKKKLLSSLIGLATLGVACSATAAIDEGQLTIWINGDKGYNGLAEVGKKFEAETGIKVTVAHPDQVEVKFQQAAATGNGPDIFFWAHDRYGEWVKAGLLVPVTPNAATKGKFEQLAWDAMTVDGKTYGYPVAMEAVSLIYNKDLLPEPPKTFEEIAKIDETLKKNGKRAIMWAYDTPYFSYPLVAANGGYAFKKTATGYDVKDTGVNNAGAKMGVGYISEMIKSGHLEKGIDYGVMDAKFNKGEVAMMINGPWAWSNLDKSGIKYGVAPLPTLNGKPAKAFVGVLGATINAASPNKDLAIEFLENYLLTDAGLAPVNADKPLGAVALKSFQKTLESDPHIKATMLNAQAGEPMPSVPEMSRFWSSFETALKNVTSGRQSVDEALDTAAKRIVQ; translated from the coding sequence CTGCTGCCATCGATGAAGGCCAGCTGACCATCTGGATCAACGGTGACAAGGGATACAACGGTCTGGCTGAAGTGGGTAAGAAGTTTGAAGCAGAAACCGGCATCAAGGTTACTGTGGCTCACCCGGATCAGGTTGAAGTGAAATTCCAGCAAGCCGCAGCCACTGGCAACGGCCCGGACATCTTCTTCTGGGCTCACGACCGTTACGGTGAGTGGGTCAAAGCCGGTTTGCTGGTCCCCGTGACCCCGAACGCTGCAACCAAAGGCAAATTTGAACAGCTGGCATGGGATGCCATGACTGTTGATGGCAAAACCTATGGTTACCCGGTTGCCATGGAAGCGGTCAGCCTGATCTATAACAAAGACCTGCTGCCCGAGCCGCCGAAAACTTTCGAAGAGATCGCCAAGATTGACGAGACTCTGAAGAAAAACGGCAAGCGCGCCATCATGTGGGCTTATGACACCCCGTACTTCAGCTACCCGCTGGTGGCTGCCAACGGTGGTTACGCCTTCAAGAAAACCGCTACCGGTTATGACGTTAAAGATACCGGCGTGAACAATGCGGGCGCCAAGATGGGCGTGGGTTACATCTCCGAGATGATCAAGTCCGGTCACCTGGAAAAAGGCATCGACTACGGTGTGATGGACGCCAAGTTCAATAAGGGCGAAGTGGCCATGATGATCAACGGTCCCTGGGCCTGGAGCAACCTGGACAAGAGCGGCATCAAGTACGGTGTAGCACCGCTGCCGACCTTGAATGGCAAACCGGCTAAAGCCTTCGTTGGCGTACTGGGTGCCACCATCAACGCCGCCAGCCCGAACAAGGATCTGGCCATCGAGTTCCTGGAAAACTACCTGTTGACCGATGCCGGTCTGGCGCCGGTTAACGCCGACAAGCCGCTGGGTGCAGTCGCGCTGAAATCCTTCCAGAAGACCCTGGAATCCGATCCGCACATCAAGGCCACCATGCTGAACGCCCAGGCTGGCGAGCCGATGCCGTCCGTTCCCGAGATGAGCCGTTTCTGGTCCTCCTTCGAAACAGCCCTCAAGAACGTGACCTCCGGTCGTCAAAGTGTTGATGAAGCACTGGATACCGCTGCCAAGCGTATCGTTCAGTAA
- the malF gene encoding maltose ABC transporter permease MalF, with the protein MEVVPSVESYAGPKDKHTWLKWTIAALVAILNGYAAVMMYASGEWVFALLDLVVVSVGLYVFMNKKTYAHRYIFPGVAGMVVFIIFPLAYTIGIAFTNYSGSNLLSIEQARDYHLKKTYKVAGGEFDFTLLGGDNGQFQLLLTQEQQSYLSQPLALMNNKARELAVREGRVQNLAQEVRLEPVTGDVTGKAAPIRAIVDHRTHLSALDLVLPDGTTHLTLSSLRKFAAQKQQYSRLTDGAVLKSGVVIKDSNLLRDNQSGELMLPNGETGFYQYIDEQGQFVGKSVAPGFVVSVGWKNFARIVTDPGIQAPFLQIFVWTVIFSACSVAFTLAIGMVLACLVQWESLKGRGFYRVMLILPYAIPAFISILVFKGLFNQNFGEINMFLEAAFGIKPDWYTNPFLAKVMILIVNTWLGYPYMMILCMGLLKAIPEDLYEASAMDGAGPVQNFFKITVPLLMKPLTPLLIASFAFNFNNFVLIQLLTNGAPDIIGASTPAGTTDLLVSYTYRIAFQGSGGQDYGLASAIATAIFLIVGALALLNLKLSKADKQL; encoded by the coding sequence ATGGAAGTAGTACCTTCTGTTGAGTCCTATGCCGGTCCGAAGGATAAGCACACCTGGCTTAAGTGGACCATCGCGGCCCTGGTCGCCATCCTCAACGGCTATGCAGCCGTGATGATGTACGCCAGTGGCGAGTGGGTATTCGCGCTGCTGGATCTGGTGGTGGTATCCGTCGGTCTGTATGTCTTCATGAACAAGAAGACCTATGCCCATCGCTACATCTTTCCGGGTGTCGCGGGCATGGTTGTATTTATCATCTTCCCTCTTGCCTACACCATTGGCATTGCCTTCACCAACTATTCGGGATCCAACTTGCTCTCCATTGAGCAGGCGCGGGACTACCATCTGAAGAAAACCTACAAGGTGGCGGGCGGTGAATTCGATTTTACCCTGCTGGGTGGCGACAACGGCCAGTTCCAACTGCTGCTGACACAGGAGCAGCAATCCTATCTCAGTCAACCGCTGGCTCTGATGAACAACAAGGCTCGCGAGTTGGCAGTGCGTGAGGGTAGGGTTCAGAACCTTGCCCAGGAAGTCCGGCTCGAGCCCGTTACCGGCGACGTCACCGGTAAAGCGGCACCGATCCGCGCCATCGTTGACCATCGCACCCATCTGAGCGCGCTCGATCTGGTGCTGCCTGATGGTACCACTCATCTGACCCTGAGCAGCCTGCGCAAGTTTGCCGCCCAGAAGCAACAGTACAGCCGTCTGACGGATGGCGCCGTGCTCAAGTCCGGCGTGGTGATCAAGGACAGCAACTTGCTGCGTGACAACCAGAGCGGTGAGCTGATGCTGCCCAATGGCGAGACCGGTTTCTATCAGTACATCGATGAACAGGGACAGTTTGTCGGCAAAAGCGTGGCTCCGGGCTTTGTGGTGAGCGTGGGGTGGAAAAACTTCGCCCGCATCGTGACGGACCCGGGTATTCAGGCGCCGTTCCTGCAGATCTTCGTCTGGACCGTGATCTTCTCTGCCTGTTCCGTGGCGTTCACCCTGGCTATCGGCATGGTGCTGGCCTGCCTGGTGCAGTGGGAATCTCTCAAGGGACGCGGCTTCTATCGGGTCATGCTGATCCTGCCCTACGCGATCCCGGCGTTTATCTCCATCCTGGTGTTCAAGGGGTTGTTCAACCAGAACTTCGGTGAGATCAACATGTTCCTGGAAGCGGCGTTTGGCATCAAGCCGGACTGGTATACCAACCCCTTCCTGGCCAAAGTGATGATCCTGATTGTCAATACCTGGCTCGGCTACCCCTACATGATGATCCTCTGCATGGGCCTGCTCAAAGCCATTCCGGAAGATCTCTATGAAGCGTCCGCCATGGACGGTGCCGGCCCGGTGCAGAACTTCTTCAAGATCACCGTGCCGCTGTTGATGAAGCCGCTGACACCGCTGTTGATTGCCTCGTTCGCCTTCAACTTCAACAACTTCGTGCTTATCCAGTTGTTGACCAACGGTGCGCCCGACATCATCGGCGCCAGCACCCCGGCCGGTACCACCGACTTGCTGGTGAGTTATACCTACCGGATTGCGTTCCAGGGATCGGGTGGTCAGGACTACGGTCTGGCCAGTGCCATCGCCACAGCCATCTTCCTCATCGTAGGTGCGCTGGCGCTGCTCAACCTGAAATTGTCCAAAGCCGACAAGCAGCTGTAA